Proteins encoded together in one Tenuifilum sp. 4138str window:
- a CDS encoding PepSY domain-containing protein, which translates to MRRIAYYFRKWHSWIGVVFTLPLIIISITGIILAFQDSFKNTSKEPQINVKWLPGYSEKALRNEFENKINEVFSIAISKDSTYYYGTGAGVFYNKNDSTGFFSKLAGLEIRCVVVGDLFLFAGGKQGLFRVQLFDQSVTTILSKDIHSICLTNDSTLIVSDKKNLYVSNDYGSFWKNIKFSKAFDSKQFKTENPKMYKIPLHKLNLDLHTGKAFFGKKFDWLWIVFVSLSLLFLTLTGLYMWIKKKTRMKIKT; encoded by the coding sequence ATGAGAAGAATTGCATATTATTTCCGAAAATGGCATAGCTGGATTGGAGTTGTTTTCACCTTACCCTTAATAATTATTTCAATAACTGGGATTATCCTTGCTTTTCAGGATAGTTTTAAAAACACATCCAAAGAGCCGCAGATTAATGTTAAGTGGCTACCTGGCTATTCCGAAAAAGCATTAAGAAATGAATTTGAGAATAAGATTAATGAAGTTTTTTCTATTGCTATTTCAAAAGATTCAACCTATTATTATGGGACTGGAGCTGGTGTGTTTTACAACAAAAACGACAGCACTGGATTTTTTTCTAAACTTGCAGGGTTAGAAATCCGTTGTGTTGTTGTTGGTGATTTGTTCTTGTTTGCTGGGGGGAAGCAAGGGCTTTTCAGGGTACAATTATTTGATCAAAGTGTAACAACAATTTTAAGCAAAGACATTCATTCCATTTGTCTTACCAATGATTCAACATTAATAGTATCGGATAAAAAAAATTTATACGTTTCGAATGATTATGGCTCTTTCTGGAAGAATATTAAATTCAGCAAAGCCTTTGATAGCAAACAATTCAAAACAGAGAATCCAAAAATGTACAAAATACCGTTGCATAAATTAAACTTAGATTTACACACAGGAAAAGCGTTTTTTGGCAAAAAATTTGACTGGTTATGGATTGTATTTGTTAGTTTGAGTTTATTATTTCTAACCCTCACAGGTCTTTATATGTGGATAAAGAAAAAGACAAGAATGAAAATAAAAACTTAG
- the obgE gene encoding GTPase ObgE has translation MSNSNFVDYVKIFCRSGKGGAGSIHFRREKFVPKGGPDGGDGGRGGHIYLKGNSQLWTLLHLKYQRHIFAGDGESGSGARCTGKDGEDVYIEVPIGTIARDAETNEMIAEIAEHGQVEMILKGGRGGLGNWNFRTATLQTPRFAQPGEPAQEGYVILELKILADVGLVGFPNAGKSTLLSVVSAAKPKIADYPFTTLVPNLGIVRYRDDRSFVMADIPGIIEGAHEGKGLGLRFLRHIERNSMLLFMVPADSDDIYGQYQILVNELKMYNPELLDKKRALAITKCDLVDEQAKKKISKHLPEIPAVFISSVTGEGIERLKDVLWDNLNQQ, from the coding sequence ATGTCAAACTCGAACTTTGTAGATTACGTTAAGATATTTTGCCGTTCGGGCAAGGGTGGTGCGGGGAGCATACACTTCCGCAGGGAGAAGTTTGTCCCCAAAGGCGGCCCCGATGGTGGCGATGGTGGCCGCGGAGGCCATATTTACCTGAAGGGGAACAGCCAGCTATGGACTTTACTTCATCTGAAATATCAACGTCATATTTTTGCAGGCGATGGTGAATCGGGGAGTGGTGCCCGTTGTACGGGTAAGGATGGCGAGGATGTTTACATTGAGGTGCCCATTGGCACCATTGCCCGCGATGCCGAAACCAATGAGATGATTGCTGAAATTGCCGAGCACGGCCAGGTAGAGATGATTTTGAAGGGTGGGCGCGGAGGTTTGGGTAACTGGAACTTTCGGACGGCAACCCTGCAAACCCCGCGGTTTGCTCAACCCGGCGAACCCGCACAGGAGGGCTACGTTATCCTGGAATTAAAAATACTGGCCGATGTGGGACTGGTTGGTTTCCCAAATGCCGGTAAATCGACATTGCTGTCGGTGGTGAGTGCGGCCAAACCCAAAATTGCCGACTACCCTTTTACTACCTTGGTACCAAACCTTGGAATTGTTCGATACCGCGACGATAGGTCGTTTGTAATGGCCGATATCCCTGGTATTATTGAAGGTGCCCATGAGGGGAAAGGGTTAGGACTTCGCTTTTTACGCCACATTGAGCGCAACTCCATGCTACTCTTCATGGTGCCAGCCGATTCCGACGATATTTACGGGCAATACCAAATACTGGTGAACGAACTAAAAATGTACAACCCGGAACTGCTCGATAAGAAAAGGGCTCTTGCCATCACTAAATGCGACCTGGTGGACGAACAGGCTAAAAAGAAAATTTCAAAGCATCTGCCCGAAATACCTGCTGTGTTTATCTCGTCGGTAACCGGCGAGGGTATTGAGCGGTTAAAGGATGTGCTTTGGGATAACCTAAACCAACAGTAA